TATGCTTTTATAACTTCCGGGTTCGATGCAACCGCTTCCGGGATGTCCTCGGCTATCTTTTTTCCGTAGTCCAGGACGATAACTCTTTGGCTGAGATTCATGACCATTTTCATCACATGCTCAATCAGCATTATGGTCACCCCCAGTTCACCGTGAATATATTTGATATCGGCAATTATTTCCTCGATCTCGCTCGAGTTCAAGCCTGCTGCGACCTCGTCAAGAAGCAACAGCGTAGGTTCGGTCCCCAAGGCGGTGGCCATGGTAACCCTCTTCTGGGCCACCACCGGCAGCTTACTGACAAGGTTTCCCGACACGTCAAGTAGATTAAGTTCATCCATGATCCGTATGGCCCGATCCCTTGCGCTGGAGGTTGAACGCGTACGCATGAAGCATCCCACCATTACGTTTTCTTCCACCGTCAGATCTCCGGAAGCGGCATAGATCTGGAAGGTCCTTGCTATCCCGAGCTGTGCGGATTCGTGGGCTTTTTTCGCCGTAATGTCCCTGCCTTCGAAAATAATTCGCCCTGATGTAACAGGCAGCAAACCGGAAAGGCAGTTAAAAAGTGTGGTTTTTCCGGCCCCGTTCGGACCGATGATACTGAGGAGTTCGCCCTTTTTCAACGAGAAAGAGATATCGTTGTTGGCCCTGAGACCGCCGAAATCCTTCGTCAGGTTCTGGACTTGGAGGCACTGCATTATTTTCCTCTCCTCTGGCGTATTTTCTCAATAATGCCCCATATGCCGCGTGGTTCGAAAGCCGATATTAACATGATGATAAGTGCATAGAGGATCAGATCTATTCCGACGAACCCGACCTGAGCGCCAAGATATTCTTTGAGGTAACTTTTGAGCGGTATGAGGACGGCTGCTCCTATTATAGGACCCCAGAGAGAGCCGGCTCCGCCAAGCATAGCCATGAGCGCGATCAGTATGGAGAGGTCGAGGTTCATGGTGTCTTCCGGCTCGATATTCTTTATGTAGCAGGCGTGAAAAGATCCGACCATGCTTACGAAAGCGGTAGCGACGGCATAGGTCTTGATCTTCGCCCAATGTACATTTATTCCAAGAGAACGCGCGACATCTTCGTTGTCCTTTATAGAGCGCAGTTGGAATCCCAGACGGGATTTTCTGAACCAGTTTACATAGAAAATTCCAATAAAGAAAAAGGCCAGTATGATGTAATAGTAGTACATGTCTTCCTTGAAGATCAGCCGAAGGAAGTCGGGCGAAGTGTATTTTATCGGCGAGATCTCCAGACCTCGAGCCGCCCCCACAAAATCCCAGACTTCGAAGATATCCTTCAGAATCAGTGAAGTGGCTATAGTAGCAATGGCAAAATAATGTCCGGTAAGGCGGAACAGCGGATAGCCGATAATGAAAGACCAACAGATGGCAAGGAACATCCCGGTGGGCATGGAAACCCAGAAGGGGATATCCCACCTGATCAGCATTACGGCTGTTGTAAAAGCTCCAATGCCGACGTATTGGGCCTTGCCGAGGTCAACCTGTCCGCCATAACCTCCGATAGTATTCCAGCCCATACCGTAAAGCGAGAACATGAGAAACTGGATCAGTGTCGACATCGCAAATGAGGAATGGGGCAGAAGGGGAAAGAGCAGGAGGAAAATTGCTGTCGAACCTGCCACAAGGAGGTCAAATCTTTGGAAGTCGGAGAAATTGAAAGCCTGCTTTAATGCTTCCATCCGAAAAGTCCCCTGGGCCGCAACACCATGATCACGAAGTACGTCAGATACACCCACATGTATTTTAAGGACGTCATTGGTACGTCCGCCATCCATCCAACGTTGAAGGTATATGTAATAAAATCCCAGAAACCTGGAATTTCGGTGATAAGTCCAACTATGATCCCCGCAAAAAAAGCTCCTGGAATGCTGCCGAAGCCGCCAAGAGCCACGATGGTAAAGGCGATCATGGTAAACAGTATCCCTACGAAGGGGTTTACGGGCCAGAAATTAACTATGAGAGCGCCTGCTATAGTGACTGTGGCCACTCCTATTCCCCATGCGAGGGCGTTCATCCGTTCCGTTGGGATACCCATATATCTTGCACCCTGGGCATTGAGGGC
This portion of the Deltaproteobacteria bacterium genome encodes:
- a CDS encoding ABC transporter ATP-binding protein, translating into MQCLQVQNLTKDFGGLRANNDISFSLKKGELLSIIGPNGAGKTTLFNCLSGLLPVTSGRIIFEGRDITAKKAHESAQLGIARTFQIYAASGDLTVEENVMVGCFMRTRSTSSARDRAIRIMDELNLLDVSGNLVSKLPVVAQKRVTMATALGTEPTLLLLDEVAAGLNSSEIEEIIADIKYIHGELGVTIMLIEHVMKMVMNLSQRVIVLDYGKKIAEDIPEAVASNPEVIKAYLGERYVREHIKGVAQ
- a CDS encoding branched-chain amino acid ABC transporter permease; its protein translation is MEALKQAFNFSDFQRFDLLVAGSTAIFLLLFPLLPHSSFAMSTLIQFLMFSLYGMGWNTIGGYGGQVDLGKAQYVGIGAFTTAVMLIRWDIPFWVSMPTGMFLAICWSFIIGYPLFRLTGHYFAIATIATSLILKDIFEVWDFVGAARGLEISPIKYTSPDFLRLIFKEDMYYYYIILAFFFIGIFYVNWFRKSRLGFQLRSIKDNEDVARSLGINVHWAKIKTYAVATAFVSMVGSFHACYIKNIEPEDTMNLDLSILIALMAMLGGAGSLWGPIIGAAVLIPLKSYLKEYLGAQVGFVGIDLILYALIIMLISAFEPRGIWGIIEKIRQRRGK